Below is a window of Apodemus sylvaticus chromosome 5, mApoSyl1.1, whole genome shotgun sequence DNA.
TACTTAAacacacaaaatataataaataaatctctggaAAATAAGTTGCAACATGTAGTGAACACCAGGTCTGTGTGAGATATGGTAGGCTTACTGAAGCCCGAGGCAACCCTGTCTGTGTTGAAGAAGTTCTCAGACTAACTGGGGACAGGGTCACAAACAGAAGTTATTTTAGCAGCTCCAGATAACACTAAGAGAAATATTGCTTATTCTACATCACAGATCAAACTAAATGATAAAagtaaataacttttttaaaacagTAACCGATCCATGGATATAATACATGCCATGATTCCTGTATCACAGATAGTATAAGATAGAAACTGACATAGAAAGTTCAGGAGAGAGATGACTTTGGGATGAGGTAAGAAAAAGGCTTCAAGTGGAAAGCCAGGAGGAATGGATAGTGTTTACATGAGTCCAGTGAACTGAGAAGGGTTTAACACAGCTGTTCAGTCATGACCCTTTTGGGGGACCAAAGGACCCAATCACAGGGATCACCTAAGACTATtgtaaaacacagacatttacattttggttcataacagtagcaaaattatagttgtgaagtagcaacaaaaatcaatttctggttggggggtcaccagcATATGAGcgactgtattgaagggtcacaacactgaggctgagaaccactggtttgaCACAAATGGATTGGTGCAGTGCTAAGAGTAATTTCTCAGCATCCTCCGGGGCCCTTGGGTGACAGTCACCTTACCTTCCCTGCACCTCAGTCCTTATCCCTCCCCACAGGCTCCTTCTGTAATGTGGACAAGCCTGCTGTCTTGGAATGGGCCACAAGTCACAGCTCTCATACTTAGATCTGCCTGGAAGGCCTTTCCCagctgctcttttcttttttttttttttttttttttttttttttcaattaataacTCCTTTATTCTGGAAAAGCAAATCAAGTTCATATTCATATAAACACTGACATTACAAAGTACAGggacaggggaaggaggagacaaACCCTCTACAAACCTGCTAACACTGTCTCACCCAACACGACCAAAATGCTCTTCCTACGGCCAATCACTTATATAATAAAGCACAGGCAAAATCTTCTCCGGTAGGTAACGCTGCTTCTCTTTAGACGGCAGGGAAAAGGGACCAGAAGGTGGGGTAGGAGGCTTTATTCTTTTGGCAGATCTTCTCAGTCATTATAGATATTGCTGCactgttaataaaaaatatatgcttctctgtaaagcatttaaaaaaaaatccaaggatgAGATGGCTGAGGTCTCAGCTCAAGTATCTCCACATACATGTCGTCCATTCCCTGACCGTTCCCTGTGTTATTTCTTGGTTGTTTTCCGGATCAATGCCATTCTCTGTTTGTGAGCTTCTGTGGTACAAGCTTTTTTGTAGGGTCGGATTTCCTCAGAGCCAAATCCAGGGATCCACATGTTCCACTGGCGCTCTAAATGTAGCTGGACATCTTTCACCTCCAGTGTGCTGGACTTGCGGTGTCGAGCGAGCTGGCAGGCGGCTGTCACCACACTCTCAATAAAATCATCAGCGATCTGTAGCAGCATCTCTTCCACATCTTCATCCAGCTGCTCATTAGGATCCACTTCTCTTACTAGGTCTTGTAATTTCTTCTTGGTCAATACCTGGTTGTTTTCTGGGCTGAGACGACCACCTGTCCCGGGAGTGCCTGCTATCTTCCCCACCGTGGTGCTATTGGCCATGGAGCCTTGTGGCGGGGTGCTGGCTGGCTCTggttttatagatgagaaactgGAGAGGTTGATTAGCGCTGAGGGGCCAAACTGGTTCATAATCTGCCGTGCTTTAGACTTCAGCTCATAGAGCTTATCAAGATCCTGCTTCTTTTTAGAGCTGTGAGGACCAAGGCCAATCAAAGGCAGCAGCGTCTATCTCCCCATGATATGCGGAGACTGCCCCAGTGAAGCTTTCGTCTCAGCCGCTGCTCTTTTCTATAACTCTTATCTGAGCCTCTGATCTTATGGAATATGAAGCATTTCATAGACacgtgttgcaggattttccatgtccaatcataatACAGCAgcggaaggcctgtgattggacagggaaaggaaGGCAGAGCGAGGAGTTAGGAGGACAGAGGTtgcagaaggagaagaaaggagaactgAGATGACTTCAGACGTGGACCTGcgtggcatttactagccacaaatagttAAGTtgttataaggttagaaatattggtaTAAAGCTTTTATCcttatcaattggctcttaaattattgtattggcatcttatagattgtgatattatttacacataaatctgattgcctaattaagctttaagagttttgatttacttggttactggaatgtgggtcccCTGATTAAAGGGATGTATggcagagagaaaacacagctgggatgctgtgggagctgGCTGGGAGCAAATAACTCGGCAGTGAGAGCACACCG
It encodes the following:
- the LOC127684185 gene encoding transcription initiation factor TFIID subunit 12, which gives rise to MNQFGPSALINLSSFSSIKPEPASTPPQGSMANSTTVGKIAGTPGTGGRLSPENNQVLTKKKLQDLVREVDPNEQLDEDVEEMLLQIADDFIESVVTAACQLARHRKSSTLEVKDVQLHLERQWNMWIPGFGSEEIRPYKKACTTEAHKQRMALIRKTTKK